In the Helianthus annuus cultivar XRQ/B chromosome 11, HanXRQr2.0-SUNRISE, whole genome shotgun sequence genome, one interval contains:
- the LOC110909153 gene encoding uncharacterized protein LOC110909153: MPELAVDCRTTSYGAVSSSGFWSKHCGDVSYNQLQKFWSELSLQARQELLRIDKQTLFEQARKNMYCSRCNGLLLEGFMQIVMYGKSLQQEGIFNHASANKLVTSKSQTVENGCMTIGGNDDVIQDPSVHPWGGLTTTRDGTLTLLDCYICSKYLKGLQNVFDSARARERERELLYPDACGGGGRGWISQGMVGYGRGHGTRETCALHTARLSVDTLVDFWSALGEETRYSLLRMKEEDFMERLMYRFDSKRFCRDCRKNVIREFKELKELKRMKRETRCTSWFCVADTSFQYEVTHDTIHAEWHQTYADSKGIYEHYEWAVGTGEGKSDILDFENVGSNSRVKANGLDLTGLNSCYITLRAWRTDGRCNEVSVKAHALKGQHCVHGRLVVGDGFVTITRGESIRRFFEHAEEAEEEEDDDSVDKDGNELDGECSRPQKHAKSPELAREFLLDAATVIFKEQVEKAFREGTARQNAHSMFVSLALKLLEQRVIVACKDIITLEKQFKLLEEEEKEKRDEEERKERRRAKEKEKKLRRKERLRIKEQEKEKKCGQLSQTSIPDTIKEELTTVNNEPDINDNNYCEELEHTPSSMPASDDYIEDQILDYDENENENENGNAEFDYRKDGNQLFGNDQSKHTRRRLKPWKDYQHDQPSKWTDRRRFEYGSTVNKPVPRYHSDGYETASRNGNVNGVNKSVSRSNGSRYTDRSHCCQHTYYRPKSGIPEPDIDASKPYFRRNKYNNSNQTESVRERPKTKIISGNNGLGYVKKVWEPRSNIDSDDVTDRSADVISPVKVVNSPNGIKDNDLKESKSSVHVEPEPESGTTDLCTSSTNSNSDSCSSCLSEGDGNASLSSTPQNTESSSTSDSECANHRSEVIKETSPCRENAGEMLSKTSESVTGNNVVPPPLQAKSIHFPVFQAPSMGYYHQGPVPWASRPASGLMPLGPLPHPNHYLFASPFGYGNSPYVPYSVGGLQPPLLNHGQLPMYPSAPSVNGVKDHHTKVIPVKNEQHVNSEKAQNGQNDNSEKTQKGNTGFSLFHFGGPVDVSNGFNPDADAADCVKEEVDADVDRSVVKDVEEYNLFAASNGIQFSIF, encoded by the exons ATGCCGGAATTAGCGGTTGATTGTCGAACGACGTCGTATGGAGCAGTTTCTTCGAGTGGATTTTGGTCGAAACATTGTGGTGATGTTAGTTATAATCAGCTTCAGAAG TTCTGGAGCGAGTTATCACTACAAGCAAGGCAAGAACTCTTAAGGATCGACAAACAAACTTTATTCGAACAAGCGCGTAAGAACATGTACTGCTCGCGATGCAACGGGCTACTTCTAGAAGGTTTTATGCAGATCGTTATGTATGGAAAGTCATTGCAGCAGGAGGGGATATTTAATCACGCTTCCGCGAATAAACTCGTAACCTCAAAATCTCAAACCGTTGAGAACGGTTGTATGACAATCGGGGGCAACGATGACGTTATTCAAGATCCATCCGTCCACCCGTGGGGCGGTTTAACTACTACTCGAGACGGAACACTCACTCTTCTAGATTGCTATATATGTTCGAAATATTTGAAGGGACTACAAAAT GTATTTGACAGTGCTAGAGCACGGGAGCGTGAACGCGAATTATTATATCCCGACGCGTGTGGCGGAGGAGGTCGCGGGTGGATTAGTCAAGGGATGGTGGGGTACGGTAGAGGTCACGGAACACGAGAGACCTGCGCTTTGCATACTGCTAGACTTTCCGTTGACACTTTGGTCGACTTTTGGTCAGCACTTGGAGAAGAGACGCGTTATTCTCTTTTAAGGATGAAGGAAGAAGATTTTATGGAACGGCTAATGTATAG GTTTGACAGCAAGAGGTTTTGTAGAGATTGCAGAAAAAATGTAATACGTGAGTTCAAGGAGCTAAAAGAACTCAAGCGCATGAAAAGAGAAACTCGTTGCACGAGCTGGTTTTGTGTGGCTGATACAAGCTTCCAATACGAG GTGACTCATGACACAATTCATGCTGAGTGGCATCAAACTTATGCGGACTCTAAAGGAATATACGAGCATTACGAATGGGCTGTGGGAACGGGTGAAGGCAAGTCGGATATATTAGATTTTGAAAACGTGGGCTCAAATTCAAGGGTTAAAGCGAACGGTCTAGATCTCACTGGTTTAAACTCATGTTACATCACTCTACGCGCATGGAGAACCGATGGACGTTGTAACGAAGTTTCCGTCAAAGCTCATGCTTTGAAAGGTCAACATTGTGTTCATGGTAGACTTGTAGTTGGTGACGGTTTTGTTACAATCACAAGAGGTGAAAGCATTAGACGGTTCTTTGAGCATGCAGAAGAGGCTGAGGAAGAAGAG GATGATGATTCCGTGGATAAGGACGGGAATGAATTAGACGGAGAATGTTCTCGTCCACAAAAACATGCGAAGAGTCCGGAACTTGCTCGCGAGTTTCTTTTAGATGCTGCCACAGTTATATTCAAAGAACAG GTTGAAAAGGCTTTTAGAGAAGGGACTGCACGGCAAAATGCACATAGCATGTTTGTATCTCTTGCGTTAAAATTATTGGAACAACGTGTAATAGTCGCGTGCAAGGACATCATTACTTTAGAAAAACAG TTTAAACTTCTTGAAGAAGAAGAGAAGGAGAAAAGAGACGAAGAAGAACGAAAAGAACGCCGAAGggcaaaagaaaaagaaaaaaaacttcGTAGGAAAGAGAGACTAAGGATCAAGGAACaagaaaaagagaaaaaatgTGGTCAACTAAGTCAAACTTCCATTCCTGATACAATTAAAGAGGAATTAACAACCGTTAATAACGAGCCCGACATCAACGACAACAACTACTGTGAAGAACTAGAACACACTCCATCATCCATGCCTGCATCAGACGACTATATAGAAGACCAGATATTAGActatgatgaaaatgaaaatgaaaacgAAAACGGAAACGCGGAGTTCGATTATCGAAAAGACGGGAATCAGTTGTTTGGTAACGATCAGTCGAAACACACTCGTAGGAGACTGAAACCGTGGAAAGATTATCAACATGATCAACCCTCGAAATGGACTGATAGACGGCGGTTTGAATACGGGTCAACGGTCAACAAACCGGTCCCGCGATATCACAGTGACGGGTATGAAACTGCATCGAGGAACGGAAACGTAAATGGAGTAAATAAGTCTGTTAGCAGGTCAAACGGGTCAAGGTACACTGATAGATCACATTGTTGCCAACACACTTATTACCGACCCAAATCAGGTATACCCGAACCCGATATCGATGCGTCAAAACCGTATTTTCGCAGAAACAAGTATAACAATAGTAATCAAACCGAATCTGTTCGTGAACGACCTAAGACCAAAATTATTTCGGGAAACAATGGTTTAGGTTATGTAAAGAAGGTATGGGAGCCTAGAAGCAATATAGATTCCGATGATGTCACTGATCGGTCCGCTGATGTCATCAGCCCCGTCAAGGTTGTTAATTCACCAAACGGAATCAAGGATAACGATTTGAAGGAATCAAAAAGTAGTGTTCACGTAGAACCCGAACCTGAAAGCGGGACAACCGATTTGTGTACTAGCAGTACGAACTCGAATTCCGATAGTTGCTCATCGTGTCTTAGCGAAGGAGACGGAAACGCTTCGTTGTCATCAACCCCGCAAAATACCGAGTCGTCATCTACGTCAGATTCTGAGTGCGCGAATCATCGTTCCGAAGTGATTAAAGAAACGTCACCCTGTCGTGAGAATGCGGGTGAAATGTTGTCGAAAACGAGTGAAAGTGTTACGGGAAATAATGTTGTTCCACCACCATTGCAAGCTAAAAGCATACACTTTCCGGTGTTTCAAGCTCCTTCCATGGGCTATTACCACCAGGGTCCGGTTCCATGGGCCTCGCGCCCAGCCAGTGGGCTCATGCCGTTAGGCCCATTACCCCATCCGAACCACTATCTGTTTGCTAGTCCGTTTGGGTACGGGAATTCACCTTACGTTCCGTATAGCGTTGGTGGGCTCCAGCCGCCACTACTTAACCATGGTCAACTCCCTATGTACCCATCGGCTCCATCGGTCAACGGTGTTAAAGACCACCACACCAAGGTTATCCCGGTAAAAAATGAACAACATGTGAATTCTGAAAAGGCGCAGAACGGGCAAAATGATAATTCTGAGAAAACGCAAAAGGGTAATACGGGGTTTTCTCTGTTTCACTTTGGTGGGCCCGTTGATGTTTCGAACGGGTTTAATCCCGACGCTGATGCTGCGGATTGTGTGAAAGAAGAGGTTGATGCGGATGTTGATAGGAGTGTTGTGAAGGATGTGGAGGAATACAACTTATTTGCAGCAAGCAATGGGATACAATTTTCCATCTTTTAA